AAAAAGCTTTCCGGCGTTTGCCCCAGCTCCTGCAACCTTCTGGATAGATAGACGTAGCCGGAATAGCTCATGGGATCGGAAAAGGCGACAGTGCTCCCTTTTAAATCGCTTAATGCTTGGTAGGGGCTGTCTCGGTGCACCAAGATGACGGCGTTATAAAGAGAGCTGCCCATGCGTTCTTGCGCGGCGATGACGTGCATATCATCCAGGGAAGGGTACACGCCAAAGGCGCCTGCAGGGAAAAAGGCAAGATCTGTGCCGCCATTGCGCAGTAAGACCGATACTTCCAAATAGTTGCGCCTGGGGATTAGTACGGCTTGGCGTCCTGTAGCTTGGCCGAGGTAGTCCGCGATGCGCCGGAAATGCGCCGCTGTCTCAGCCGGGGAAAGACTGGAGATGACGGCGATGCGCAGGATTTTATCGCTCGTATGCAGCTTGTCCGGCGCGCCCAAAGGCTGGGTTTGACGAAAATCCACGTCGGGGGCGGTATTGGAACCGCAGGCGGTAAGCAGCATACAGCAAAGCAGCAACCATAAAACACGTGACGGGAAAGACACAGCAAAGCCTCCTTGAATCAAAAAAATACAATGTCAGGAAAAAGCTTACGAAAGCGGGAAGAAATCCTGCCATAAAGTTCAGCCAAATCCCGCTGGGGTGAAAACTGAACATTTGTAATAATGATAAAGGAAGTTATTATTTTTTAAAAGAGGTGGCAGCTATGTTTTCATTCTTGCAGCCAAGAGCCGCGACGCAGACGGTGGCGGCGGCCGATGTGGAACGCACGTACAAAGTCTATCGGATTCAAGCTCTTTTAGGCGTGTTTTTCGGCTATATGGCGTATTACATTGTGCGGAATAATTTTGCTCTTTCTACCCCTTATCTTAAAGCGCAGCTGCATCTGAGCGCAACCGAGGTAGGTATGCTCAGCAGCTATATGTTGATTGCGTACGGCGTCAGTAAAGGTATTATGAGCAGTCTCGCCGACAAGGCGGATCCAAAGCGCTATATGGCGTTAGGTCTTTTGATGTGTGCGGCGGTCAACTTGACCATGGGTTTTTCCACTGCTTTTTGGATGTTTGCCGGCTTGGTTGTATTGAACGGCATGTTTCAGGGCATGGGGGTAGGACCTAGCTTTATTACCATTGCTAACTGGTTTCCCCGGCGGGAACGCGGTATTGTAGGGGCGATCTGGAATATTTCTCATAATGTTGGCGGCGGCATTGTGGCTCCCATCGTTGGCGTGGCCTTTTCGCTTGTAGGCGGTCCGGAGCACTGGCAGGCGGCGAGCTACCAGGTTCCTGCGCTTGTGGCTGTTTTCTTTGCCATGGTGGTGCTCCTTTTATGTAAGGGGTCGCCGGCTAGTGAAGGGCTGCCGTCCTTGGCGGAACTGAGACCGGAACAGGCCAATCCGGCGGAGTTGCGGAAAAACAACGCCCAGGCGCCGGAAGACATGACCGCTTTTCAGATTTTTTGCCAATATGTATTGAAGAACAAAAACGCCTGGTTCGTTTCCTTGGTGGATACCTTCGTGTATATGGTTCGTTTTGGCATGATCAGTTGGCTGCCTATTTATTTATTAGAAGTAAAGCATTTCAGCAAAACCGAAATGGCGATTGCCTTTCTCTTCTTTGAATGGGCGGCTATTCCGTCGACTCTTTTTGCCGGGTATCTGTCGGACAAGTTTTTTAAAGGTTACCGGATGCCGCCGGCCATTATCGCTATGTGCTTGATCTTTTTCTGCGTTATCGGCTATTGGCAGAGTACGACTCTGTTCTGGACTACGGTCTTTGCGGCGATTGTAGGCTGCTTGATCTACATTCCGCAGTTTTTGGCATCCGTGCAGACGATGGAAATCGTTCCTTCCTTTGCCGTTGGTTCAGCGGTAGGATTGCGCGGTTTTATGAGCTATATTTGCGGCGCGTCCTTAGGGACCAGCTTGTTTGGGGTCATGGTGGACCGGGTAGGTTGGGACGGCGGCTTCTACGTGCTCTTGGGCGGCGTGGTTTGCTGCGTGTTCTTCTGCGTCTTGACGCACCGAGGTGCGCAAAAGCTGGCTAAAGAACGCGAAGAGCTGCAGCGCGCAGCAAGCTAATTGGTCTAAAAATAGTAGAACGTTGAATTCGGCTTGGTTGGTGCAGGCATCTGCAACAGCTAGGCCGAATTTGTTTTAATATACCAGTATTTATAAAATGAACCGCGAAATACAAGAAAGACGCGAAAGGGGGTTGTTAAAATACTCTTTCCTAACCCTCGCTTTACTCCCTTTACTCTTGTTTAAAAAACGTGTCCTCCGTCTTATTCTTCCTTGTTGTGTCTCGTGACAATGGAATTCCTCCATTACAAGTCGACTTTAAAAAACCAGTAAAATCAAGAGGTGTACAGTTTGTAAAGTTTCGTGGTGAAGGACAAAGTATACTTTTTTAAAAGTTAAGAATTTGTTTTCTCCGGCCTTGGAGTGTGCTATGATGAGATAGCAGTCGATAACACGACGAGGAGGATGGAACGTGAGAAAGTTTGAAGAAGTTCTGGAAAAAGCAAAGGGAATTCCTACGTGTAAAGTAGCCGTAGCGGCAGCGGAAGACGAGCATGTCTTAGAGGCGGTGCTGGCGGCGAAAAAACAGGGAATTGCCGAGGCGGTTCTTGTCGGCGATAAAGAAAAAATCTTGGCCCTGGCGGCGCAGTGCGGCGTAGCGGCGGAAGATTTGACGATAGTACATGAGGCCAATCCTTCTAAAGCGGCGCTGGAAGCGGTGCGTTTAGTCAGTTCCGGAGAAGCCCAAGTAGTTATGAAAGGCTTGATTCCTACCGCTGATTTTTTGCGCGCGGTGTTGAATAAGGAAGTGGGCTTGCGTCAGGGAAAACAAGTGTTGTCTCATGTGGCGGTAATGGAGATACCCGGACGGGAGAAGCTGCTTTTTATGAGCGACGGCGCTATGAATATGCGACCGGACTTGCCCCAGAAAGTACAAATATTGAAGAATGTCGTTCATGTGGCCCATGCGTTAGGCTTTGAAAAACCTCGTGTGGCGGCGTTGGCGGCGGTAGAGGTCGTCAATCCGGACATGCCGGAAACGGTGGATGCGGCAGCGTTGACTAAAATGTGCGAACGCGGCCAAATCAAAGGCTGTATAGTGGACGGTCCCTTGGCGCTGGATAATGCTTTGAGCGAGGAAGCGGCGCATCACAAAGGGATTGTCAGCGAAGTAGCCGGACGTGCCGATGTCCTCATGGTACCGGAAATTATATCCGGCAATATATTATATAAGGCGGTTACCTTTTTGGCGCAGGGCGCTGTGGCAGGCGTGGTGATCGGCGCTAAAGCTCCGATTGTTATGACTTCTCGCGCCGATTCGTCCGCCGCAAAGCTGCAATCCATCGCGTTAGCAGTGCTGGCGGCGCAGTCTTAAAAGCGGCTGAAACTACGCCTAGAATTTATTTTGAAAAAAGGCGTTGACAAGGTGAGGTTATTCCGTTAATATATACATTGTCCCGGAGCTGCAGTAGCGGCAACGGCAAAGAGGCCCGTTGGTCAAGCGGTTAAGACACCGCCCTTTCACGGCGGTAACAAGGGTTCGAATCCCTTACGGGTCACCAAACTCGCGTTTAGCGCTTTGGCGCTGGACATAGAGTGGGCGATTAGCTCAGCTGGGAGAGCGCCTGCCTTACAAGCAGGATGTCGGCAGTTCGATCCTGTCATCGCCCACCAAAAAAATGCGGCCCCGTGGTGTAGCGGTTAACATGCCGCCCTGTCACGGCGGAGATCGTCGGTTCGAATCCGATCGGGGTCGCCACTTTTTTTTTGCCGCGGTAGCTCAGTCGGTAGAGCAGAGGACTGAAAATCCTCGTGTCGGCGGTTCGATTCCGTCCTGCGGCACCATTGTAATAGCAACGCCTTTCCTGTTTGGAAAGGCGTTTTTTTGTTTGGAAAAGGGTGGGGCTTTGGACTAGAACGAGAAAATGAAAATTCACGTAATTGAAAATGTTTACTTTGAGAGTATTTTCAAACGATATAAATAAAAGTATAATAAATATACAATAAGCTAAGATTGGCAAATAGTAGAAATGAGGAGGACGTCATATGAATCAGAATAAGAGTCGTACGCCTATAGTTGCACAAATTGTATTTATGTTTGTCTTAGCAGTGTCTTTGATGGCAGGGGTCGTAGGATACACTTACTACCATTTGCGCGCAGTCGGAGCGGAAGCGCAAAACGTCATTGAAGCTGACGCTTTGGATATGGTGGCGGCAAAGGATGCGCATACGCAATTTACGCGCGCGCTTCTGGATATGCGCGGGTTTCTCTTTTATCCGGATGGCATGGATACCTATGAAAAAGGATATCGCACGAATATTCAGCTGAGTTATTCGATTATGAATGACCATGTTGCTAAGGTGGAGAAACCGGAACTGAAAGCCAAAGGCGAAGAAGTGAAAAAGCTTATTGGCGATTATATCAAGCTAGGAGATCGGGTCATTGCCGCAAAGCGGGCTAACGATCCAAACTTGAGCAAAATTACCGGCGAAGGGCGCGCCTTGGTGGCTGCCATCGACAAGGGCTGTGTGGATTTGACGGAAGCACAGCGGCAGAGTTTATTAGCGGAAACTAAAACCATGGTGACCCATGTGCAGGAGCGCTCTAATAATGCCTTGCTGGTAAGTGCGGTTATTATTTTGTTTGCGCTAGGCATGGGTATTTGGTATAGCCGCAATATGGCGGCGCGCTTGGCGAGCGTGAAGATAGAGCTTGAGAGTATTGGCAATTTGGACTTAACTCGATCTGATATTGTTCCCAAGCGTAATGACGAAATCGGCGATATGGGCTTGATGCTCAATTCTATGCGCGTGCAGCTTAAACAAGTGGTGCAGCAGGTCCATAGCGGCAGCCAGACCTTAGCCGCCGCTAGCGAAGAGCTGAGCGCTACCATTGAAGAAACGATGCGCGCTCTGGAACATGTAGTGACCAGCGTTGAGGAAATCGCGCACGGAGCTACGCAAAATGCTGATAACATTACTACTGTCTCGGCGACCATTGAAGAAATCTCCGCCGGGACGGAAGAAATGACCGCTAATGCCAATGAAGTAAATAACGGTACTCAAACTGCGGTGGAAGAAGCCAACCGCGGCATGGTTATGCTGGGCGAAGTAGTCGCGCAAAATGAAAATATTGGTCGTTCGATGAGTGAGATTACAGCGGTTACGAATAAGCTGGCAGCGGCATCGGAAAACATTAAAGGCATTGTCGATGTAATTAATGGTATTGCCGGGCAGACTAATTTGTTAGCGCTCAATGCGGCCATTGAAGCGGCTCGGGCGGGAGAAGCAGGCAGAGGCTTCGCGGTAGTGGCGGAAGAAGTGCGCAAGCTAGCGGAACAAAGCGCCAAGGCTACCGAGGAAATTGCCGGTATTATTGGCAGCATGGGCGAAGAAATCGCCTTTTCCGTTGCCCGCGTAGAAACAGCGAATAAGGATGTTCTTTCGGGCAAAGAAACGGCTCACCGTACGGCGGAGGGCTTTAAAGCCATCATTGATCGCTTAGGAAAAGTAAAGATCGGTATCGAGCAGATTACTGCCTCCGTGGACGAAACGGCGCACGGAACCCAGGCTATGGTGGATAATGTGCAAAGCATCAGCGCTGTAGCGGAAGAGACTTCGGCGACATCGCAGTCGGTGGTGCACGCAACAGAGCAGCAGCGGGCTAGTATGCGCGAGGTTAACAGCAGCGCCGAGTCGCTGGCTACCTTGGCGACGGAAATGAATCAGATTGTAGGTCGCTTTAAAATTTAATGTCTCTTCCTCTTGGCGTCGGCGCTGTTAGCCGTTACAATAAGGACAGGATATTTTTTACAGGAGAGGGGCAGTAAGGTTGGCGACACTGCATGAAGCGCTGCAGCAGCTTTGCGACGAAGGATTTTTGGATGTAACTGGAGACGGAGGCTCGATGCGCGATATCGAGGACGTCTTAGAAGAGGCGCTGGCGATTGCGCCTTTTGATGCGGACCAGTATCGCGTGGTGCGAGGCGTTCCCGGCGAGGCCTGGGTGGTTCGTCTGGAAGCGGATGGCCGCATGTCCCAGCGGGGACGGATGTTCGTAAAAAAATAGCGGTTT
This sequence is a window from Anaeromusa acidaminophila DSM 3853. Protein-coding genes within it:
- the phnD gene encoding phosphate/phosphite/phosphonate ABC transporter substrate-binding protein, with the translated sequence MSFPSRVLWLLLCCMLLTACGSNTAPDVDFRQTQPLGAPDKLHTSDKILRIAVISSLSPAETAAHFRRIADYLGQATGRQAVLIPRRNYLEVSVLLRNGGTDLAFFPAGAFGVYPSLDDMHVIAAQERMGSSLYNAVILVHRDSPYQALSDLKGSTVAFSDPMSYSGYVYLSRRLQELGQTPESFFSHSVYTYGHEKSLHAVANRSVQCASVSTLAYNHARQNYPEVADAVRIIETSPAMGTGPVVVRRSMPPEERQQLQELFLHLHEQPELKEALKGLLIDRFVPPSEEWYSSFRKAFDRREALP
- the pgtP gene encoding phosphoglycerate transporter PgtP codes for the protein MFSFLQPRAATQTVAAADVERTYKVYRIQALLGVFFGYMAYYIVRNNFALSTPYLKAQLHLSATEVGMLSSYMLIAYGVSKGIMSSLADKADPKRYMALGLLMCAAVNLTMGFSTAFWMFAGLVVLNGMFQGMGVGPSFITIANWFPRRERGIVGAIWNISHNVGGGIVAPIVGVAFSLVGGPEHWQAASYQVPALVAVFFAMVVLLLCKGSPASEGLPSLAELRPEQANPAELRKNNAQAPEDMTAFQIFCQYVLKNKNAWFVSLVDTFVYMVRFGMISWLPIYLLEVKHFSKTEMAIAFLFFEWAAIPSTLFAGYLSDKFFKGYRMPPAIIAMCLIFFCVIGYWQSTTLFWTTVFAAIVGCLIYIPQFLASVQTMEIVPSFAVGSAVGLRGFMSYICGASLGTSLFGVMVDRVGWDGGFYVLLGGVVCCVFFCVLTHRGAQKLAKEREELQRAAS
- the ptb gene encoding phosphate butyryltransferase produces the protein MRKFEEVLEKAKGIPTCKVAVAAAEDEHVLEAVLAAKKQGIAEAVLVGDKEKILALAAQCGVAAEDLTIVHEANPSKAALEAVRLVSSGEAQVVMKGLIPTADFLRAVLNKEVGLRQGKQVLSHVAVMEIPGREKLLFMSDGAMNMRPDLPQKVQILKNVVHVAHALGFEKPRVAALAAVEVVNPDMPETVDAAALTKMCERGQIKGCIVDGPLALDNALSEEAAHHKGIVSEVAGRADVLMVPEIISGNILYKAVTFLAQGAVAGVVIGAKAPIVMTSRADSSAAKLQSIALAVLAAQS
- a CDS encoding methyl-accepting chemotaxis protein, producing the protein MNQNKSRTPIVAQIVFMFVLAVSLMAGVVGYTYYHLRAVGAEAQNVIEADALDMVAAKDAHTQFTRALLDMRGFLFYPDGMDTYEKGYRTNIQLSYSIMNDHVAKVEKPELKAKGEEVKKLIGDYIKLGDRVIAAKRANDPNLSKITGEGRALVAAIDKGCVDLTEAQRQSLLAETKTMVTHVQERSNNALLVSAVIILFALGMGIWYSRNMAARLASVKIELESIGNLDLTRSDIVPKRNDEIGDMGLMLNSMRVQLKQVVQQVHSGSQTLAAASEELSATIEETMRALEHVVTSVEEIAHGATQNADNITTVSATIEEISAGTEEMTANANEVNNGTQTAVEEANRGMVMLGEVVAQNENIGRSMSEITAVTNKLAAASENIKGIVDVINGIAGQTNLLALNAAIEAARAGEAGRGFAVVAEEVRKLAEQSAKATEEIAGIIGSMGEEIAFSVARVETANKDVLSGKETAHRTAEGFKAIIDRLGKVKIGIEQITASVDETAHGTQAMVDNVQSISAVAEETSATSQSVVHATEQQRASMREVNSSAESLATLATEMNQIVGRFKI